Proteins encoded by one window of Lycium barbarum isolate Lr01 chromosome 11, ASM1917538v2, whole genome shotgun sequence:
- the LOC132617632 gene encoding uncharacterized protein LOC132617632 yields MASKLLMITIFVLDLIAFGLAVAAERRRSTAKVTEDSEQKYSYCVYDSDISTGYGVGAFLFLMVSQIIVMVASRCFCCGKALSPGGSRACAVLLFIICWVAFLIAEACLLAGSVRNAYHTKYRSSVLFSDKPLSCETLRKGVFAAGAAFIFFTSIISQFYYVSYSKSRGPVPYGGESGVGMASYK; encoded by the exons ATGGCTTCGAAGTTATTAATGATAACTATTTTCGTATTGGATCTAATTGCTTTTGGTTTAGCTGTTGCTGCTGAGCGAAGAAGAAGCACT GCGAAAGTAACAGAAGATAGTGAACAGAAATATAGCTACTGCGTCTATGACTCCGATATATCAACCGGCTACGGTGTTGGTGCCTTCTTGTTTCTCATGGTTAGTCAAATAATTGTAATGGTGGCGAGCCGTTGCTTCTGTTGTGGAAAGGCTTTGAGCCCTGGAGGTTCAAGGGCTTGTGCCGTTCTCTTATTTATCATATGCTG GGTTGCATTTTTAATAGCTGAGGCCTGCTTGTTGGCCGGTTCGGTTAGAAATGCTTATCACACTAAGTATCGATCATCAGTCTTGTTTAGCGATAAGCCTCTATCGTGTGAGACTTTGAGAAAAGGAGTTTTTGCAGCTGGAGCAGCTTTCATTTTCTTCACCAGCATAATCTCCCAGTTCTACTATGTGTCCTACTCCAAGTCCCGGGGCCCAGTGCCATATGGTGGCGAATCCGGTGTCGGCATGGCCTCCTACAAATGA